Genomic window (Aquimarina sp. BL5):
CAGTTACAAAAGTAATTAAATCCAAATACGATTTTCGATTTTTTAGTGGTTGGACTCTGTCCAGAATTTTGCATATTGTTATTGCTATGTGTATATTCTCTCTTTCGTTTTTACCTCCAATATTATAAGTCTCTCCCAGTCTTCCTTTTTCTAAAACTAAATCAATTCCTTTACAGTGATCTAACACATACAACCAATCTCTAATATTTTTACCGTCTCCATAAATTGGGATATTTTCTTCAGTTACTGCTTTTCTTATTATAGTTGGAATTAGTTTTTCATTATGTTGTCGCGGTCCATAGTTATTAGAACAATTAGTAGTAACCACGGGTAAACCATAAGTATGAAAATAGCTTCTTACCAGCATGTCTGAAGATGCTTTAGATGCACTATAAGGACTATTAGGAGCATACGCTGTTTGCTCGGTAAATAGTCCTGTCTCTCCAAGGGTTCCATATACCTCATCTGTAGACACGTGAAGAAACTTAGAATTCTCCAGACCTTTTTTGAAAACATTAGGGGAATCCATCCAACTCTGATAAGCAGCTTGAAGTAAATTAAAAGTACCTACAATATTGGTGTCTATAAAGGCTCCTGGGTTACTTATTGAATTATCTACATGAGATTCTGCAGCAAAATGTACTACCTCGTTTATTTTGTGTTCTGTGAAAATTTTTTGAACCAATGAAACATCACAAATATCTCCTTTGATAAATGAATAATCACAATCATTAGCTATTTGAAGATTATCCACATTTGCAGCATA
Coding sequences:
- the rfbB gene encoding dTDP-glucose 4,6-dehydratase, translated to MSKNILVTGGAGFIGSNYLNYKSKQEDIKIVNLDKLTYAANVDNLQIANDCDYSFIKGDICDVSLVQKIFTEHKINEVVHFAAESHVDNSISNPGAFIDTNIVGTFNLLQAAYQSWMDSPNVFKKGLENSKFLHVSTDEVYGTLGETGLFTEQTAYAPNSPYSASKASSDMLVRSYFHTYGLPVVTTNCSNNYGPRQHNEKLIPTIIRKAVTEENIPIYGDGKNIRDWLYVLDHCKGIDLVLEKGRLGETYNIGGKNERENIHIAITICKILDRVQPLKNRKSYLDLITFVTDRPGHDFRYAIDASKIENELGWTAEENFESGIEKTIHWYLEKYNS